ATCCGAGGGGCTTGGGGTCAAATCGCCAACAAACAACATAAGCAAATCCCTGGCTCTTTTTTTGGCCAACCTAAAAATCTGGCTCTCAAAAATTGGCGTTGGGAACAAGGAATCAGCTTCCCTTTTGGCAGAAATGCTTGAAATAATTGGCTCCGACAGGCAAATCAGCTTTGCCAAGGCGCAAAAAATACTTGGCTATTCCCCAAAAGTCGGCATTCGTCAAGGCATCTTGCAGGTTGTTGGCAAGTTTAAAAAAGGTGAATTGGCACAAAACTAGTGCTGCCGTATTGTTTTGCATTGAAGGTGGCACAATGGCGCAGGCGCTTTTGGGAAAGGGCATTGCGCATTCAGTTTTCCAAATGATGTGGTTTTATGGCTGTTGCAATAGGAAAAGTGGAGAAATACATAAACGAGTCAATTGACAAGAAAGGGGCGCTTTTGTTCTCGCTTGTCGACCCGCTTGACTACAAGTCCCTCAAGGATGCCGCAGCCTGCGCAAAAGGCGCGTGCGAGGCTGGCACCGACCTAATTCTCATAGGCGGCAGCACAGGCGTGCAGGGGGACTTGCTTGATGCCGTTGCAAAGGAAATCAAGTCATTTGCCAATGTGCCAGTTGTCCTTTTTCCAGGAAATATTAGCACCGTTTCAAGGCATGCCGATGCAGTCTATTTCATGTCAATGCTCAATTCCAGAAACCCCTATTGGATAAGCACTGCCCAGATGCTTGCAGCCCACAATGTCCTTGGGATGAAGCTTGAGCCGCTTCCAGTTGGGTATGTTGTTGTGGAGCCAGGCGGCACTGTGGGCTTTGTCGGGGATGCAAACCTTATCCCGCGCAACAAGCCGAAGCTTGCGGCAGCTTACGCCCTTGCGGGCCAGTACATAGGTCACAGGTTAATCATAACAGATGCAGGCAGCAACCCGGCAACCGGGCACATCCCCCTTGAAATGGTGCAGGCTGTCTCTAAATCAATCAATGTCCCCTATATTGTCGCAGGCGGCATCCGCACGCCGCAGCAGGCAAAGGCTGTTGTGGGCGCAGGCGCACAGGCAATCCAGGTCGGCACTGCCTATGAAGGGGGGAAAGATGCGGCAAAGGTGACCCAGCTGCTTCTAGGCGCAGTCAGGGAAGGAGCAAGGCAAAGGCTGGGCCACTAGGCCTGCTGTTTTTGGGGGTGGGCGCGTGCCAGACTCGTGCATATTTTGCAAAATAATCGCAGGCCAGCTTCCTGCACACAAAATTTTTGAGGATGAAAAGACAATCGCCATCCTGGACCTGTATCCAGGGTGCGACGGGCACACTCTGGTAATACCAAAAGACCACCACACCGACATTTTTGACACGCCGACTCAGACTCTCACCAACATCATGTCAACTGTTGAAAAAATTGCAGAGAGGCAAAAAGAGAGGCTCGGGTGCCATGGCGTGAACATCGTCAACAACAGCGGCAAGGAAGCAGGCCAGGTTATCTTCCATCTGCACTTTCACGTTATCCCGCGGTTTGAGGGCGATGGCATTAACCTTAAAATAAATCGGTCAAGGGCGCAAGACGGCTCCCTTGGGCTGTTGCAGCAAAAGCTAAAATTTTAGGAAAGCTTGCCAATACTGGTGGTTTTAAGCCAGCTTTCAAGCATAATAACCGCCGTTTAACGGCCGTTTGGGTTTTGCGAATCTTTTGGCCTTGCCAAGAATCTGTCCAGCCGGTGTTTTTATCCCACCTGCGCTTGGCCTGTTTGCTGGCTGTAGCGTGTTTGCCATGCCATACTATCTGCAGGATTTGGTCTTTGACAT
This genomic interval from Candidatus Parvarchaeota archaeon contains the following:
- a CDS encoding HIT family protein, with amino-acid sequence MPDSCIFCKIIAGQLPAHKIFEDEKTIAILDLYPGCDGHTLVIPKDHHTDIFDTPTQTLTNIMSTVEKIAERQKERLGCHGVNIVNNSGKEAGQVIFHLHFHVIPRFEGDGINLKINRSRAQDGSLGLLQQKLKF
- a CDS encoding geranylgeranylglyceryl/heptaprenylglyceryl phosphate synthase; protein product: MAVAIGKVEKYINESIDKKGALLFSLVDPLDYKSLKDAAACAKGACEAGTDLILIGGSTGVQGDLLDAVAKEIKSFANVPVVLFPGNISTVSRHADAVYFMSMLNSRNPYWISTAQMLAAHNVLGMKLEPLPVGYVVVEPGGTVGFVGDANLIPRNKPKLAAAYALAGQYIGHRLIITDAGSNPATGHIPLEMVQAVSKSINVPYIVAGGIRTPQQAKAVVGAGAQAIQVGTAYEGGKDAAKVTQLLLGAVREGARQRLGH